From Phaeodactylum tricornutum CCAP 1055/1 chromosome 11, complete sequence, one genomic window encodes:
- a CDS encoding predicted protein, which yields MQNASNGDDVNHGSYCDRLKGELSPCQDWFLTKDQWSGKDLDVVASFCPSGISVLAWKIVATGLTWGTLLYNWISDTPLPSFFLAYLTNWSLLIACVYHLCSITNTLLVARTEQPLDHATGRIKATWVFFVIASHAQMMVTIFYWYSEWSPGDPVEFSNISSHGVVMILTWLDGIVVNRIPIRFMHFWGLVVPYDLSYIMWTVLHALANIGNPNKSDNDPNTNDDAIYGSTSWKTNTGAALVTVFSVILVASPLVFLLQRSLTMYSRPFCCGGNRLRYVEKTQTNAEGLN from the coding sequence ATGCAAAACGCATCGAACGGTGACGATGTGAATCATGGCAGCTACTGCGATCGCTTGAAAGGCGAACTAAGCCCTTGCCAGGACTGGTTCCTGACGAAAGACCAGTGGAGTGGCAAGGACCTTGACGTTGTCGCAAGTTTTTGTCCCAGCGGTATTTCCGTCTTGGCATGGAAGATTGTTGCCACGGGGCTGACGTGGGGCACGTTGTTATACAATTGGATTAGTGATACCCCATTgccttccttctttttggcctATCTGACAAATTGGTCTTTGCTTATTGCTTGTGTCTATCACCTTTGCAGCATTACCAATACGCTTTTGGTAGCGCGTACCGAACAACCGTTAGATCACGCCACGGGCCGAATCAAAGCCACCTGGGTTTTTTTCGTAATTGCATCGCATGCCCAAATGATGGTTACCATATTCTACTGGTATTCGGAGTGGTCTCCCGGAGATCCAGTGGAGTTCTCAAACATCTCAAGCCACGGCGTGGTCATGATTTTGACGTGGCTGGACGGCATCGTTGTAAATCGTATTCCCATCCGATTTATGCATTTTTGGGGGTTAGTAGTACCCTATGATCTCAGCTACATAATGTGGACCGTTCTTCACGCTTTGGCTAACATTGGAAATCCAAACAAATCTGACAATGATCCAAATACAAATGATGATGCCATTTACGGCTCCACATCTTGGAAAACGAACACTGGGGCAGCCTTGGTGACGGTATTTAGTGTCATCCTTGTGGCGAGTCCACTCGTTTTTCTGTTACAGCGTTCCTTGACTATGTACTCTCGGCCATTTTGCTGTGGCGGAAATCGTTTGAGATATGTAGAAAAAACACAAACAAATGCTGAAGGTCTCAACTGA